Proteins from a single region of Mustela erminea isolate mMusErm1 chromosome X, mMusErm1.Pri, whole genome shotgun sequence:
- the ARHGAP36 gene encoding rho GTPase-activating protein 36 isoform X1 produces the protein MGGCIPFLKAARTLCPRIMPPLLLLSAFIFLVNVLGGAPGHNPDRRTKMVSIHSLSELERLKLQETAYHELVARHFLSEFKPDRALPIDRPNTFEKWFLILRGQQRVVSLKTFGIRLEEVLVNELTRRKHLELTAAMQIEESTGQAAGRRRGNVVQRMFGRIRRFFSRRRDEPSLPREFTRRGRRGAVSVDSLAELEDGALLLQTLQLSKISFPIGQRLLGSKRKMSLNPIAKQIPQVVEACCSFIEKHGLSTVGIFTLEYSEERVRELREEFDQGLDVVLDDTQNVHDVAALLKEFFRDMKDSLLPDDLYMSFLLTATLKPQDQLSALQLLVYLMPPCHSDTLERLLKALHKITENCEDSIGIDGQLVSGNRMTSTNLALVFGSALLKKGRFAKRESRKTRLGIDHYVASVNVVRAMIDNWDILFQVPPHIQKQVAKRVWKSSPEALDFIRRRNLRKIQSARIKMEEDALLSDPVENSAEVRAAVLAQSKPFDEGSSEEPAVPPGTARSHDDEEGAGNPPIPEQDRPLLRVPREKEAKTGIGYFFP, from the exons ATGGGTGGCTGCATTCCTTTTCTGAAGGCAGCAAGGACACTGTGTCCCAGAATTATGCCCCCTTTGCTGTTATTGTCCgctttcatttttttagtgaACGTCCTGGGAGGAGCCCCAGGACACAATCCGGACCGCAGGACGAAGATGGTATCAATACACAGTCTGTCGGAGCTGGAGCGTCTGAAGCTGCAAGAGACTGCTTACCACGAACTCGTGGCCAGACATTTCCTCTCTGAATTCAAACCTGACAGAG cTCTACCTATTGACCGTCCAAACACCTTTGAGAAGTGGTTTCTGATTCTGAGAGGACAGCAGAGGG TCGTATCACTGAAGACATTTGGCATTCGTCTGGAAGAGGTGCTGGTGAACGAGCTTACCCGCCGCAAGCATCTTGAACTAACAGCCGCGATGCAGATTGAGGAATCCACCGGTCAGGCTGCGGGCCGTCGTCGGGGAAATGTGGTGCAAAGGATGTTTGGCCGCATCAGGCGCTTTTTCAGTCGCAGGCGGGATGAGCCCTCCTTGCCCCGGGAGTTTACTCGCCGCGGGCGTCGA GGTGCAGTCTCTGTGGACAGCCTGGCTGAACTGGAGGACGGGGCTCTGCTGCTGCAGACCCTGCAACTTTCCAAGATTTCCTTTCCAATTGGCCAGCGACTTCTAGGATCCAAAAGGAAGATGAGCCTCAATCCGATTGCTAAACAAATCCCCCAGGTTGTTGAGGCTTGCTGCAGCTTCATTGAAAAACATG GCTTAAGCACGGTGGGGATTTTCACCCTGGAATACTCAGAGGAGAGAGTGCGTGAG CTCCGTGAAGAATTTGATCAAGGGCTCGACGTCGTGTTGGATGACACTCAGAACGTACATGATGTGGCTGCACTCCTCAAGGAGTTTTTCCGTGACATGAAGGACTCTCTGCTGCCAGATGATCTGTATATGTCCTTCCTTCTGACAGCGA cTCTAAAGCCACAGGATCAGCTTTCTGCCCTGCAACTGCTGGTTTATCTGATGCCACCTTGCCATAGTGACACCCTGGAGCGTCTGCTGAAGGCCCTGCATAAAATCACTGAGAATTGCGAGGACTCCATTGGCATTGATGGACaattg GTTTCAGGCAACCGTATGACTTCTACCAATTTGGCTCTGGTGTTTGGATCTGCTCTGCTGAAGAAGGGAAGATTTGCCAAGAGGGAGTCCAGGAAGACAAGACTGGGGATTGACCACTATGTTGCTTCTGTCAATGTGGTCCGTGCCATGATTGATAACTGGGATATCCTCTTCCAG GTGCCTCCCCATATTCAGAAGCAGGTTGCTAAGCGCGTGTGGAAATCCAGTCCTGAAGCCTTGGATTTTATCAGACGCAGGAATTTGAGGAAGATCCA GAGTGCACGCATAAAGATGGAAGAGGATGCTTTACTATCTGATCCAGTGGAAAATTCTGCTGAAGTCCGGGCTGCTGTCCTTGCTCAGAGCAAGCCCTTTGATGAAG GTTCCTCTGAGGAGCCAGCTGTGCCTCCCGGCACTGCCCGTTCCCATGACGATGAGGAAGGAGCGGGTAACCCCCCCATTCCAGAGCAAGACCGCCCATTGCTCCGTGTGCCCCGGGAAAAGGAGGCCAAAACTGGCATCGGCTACTTCTTTCCTTAG
- the ARHGAP36 gene encoding rho GTPase-activating protein 36 isoform X2 — MAWILDCLFASAFEPRPRRVNVLGGAPGHNPDRRTKMVSIHSLSELERLKLQETAYHELVARHFLSEFKPDRALPIDRPNTFEKWFLILRGQQRVVSLKTFGIRLEEVLVNELTRRKHLELTAAMQIEESTGQAAGRRRGNVVQRMFGRIRRFFSRRRDEPSLPREFTRRGRRGAVSVDSLAELEDGALLLQTLQLSKISFPIGQRLLGSKRKMSLNPIAKQIPQVVEACCSFIEKHGLSTVGIFTLEYSEERVRELREEFDQGLDVVLDDTQNVHDVAALLKEFFRDMKDSLLPDDLYMSFLLTATLKPQDQLSALQLLVYLMPPCHSDTLERLLKALHKITENCEDSIGIDGQLVSGNRMTSTNLALVFGSALLKKGRFAKRESRKTRLGIDHYVASVNVVRAMIDNWDILFQVPPHIQKQVAKRVWKSSPEALDFIRRRNLRKIQSARIKMEEDALLSDPVENSAEVRAAVLAQSKPFDEGSSEEPAVPPGTARSHDDEEGAGNPPIPEQDRPLLRVPREKEAKTGIGYFFP; from the exons tgaACGTCCTGGGAGGAGCCCCAGGACACAATCCGGACCGCAGGACGAAGATGGTATCAATACACAGTCTGTCGGAGCTGGAGCGTCTGAAGCTGCAAGAGACTGCTTACCACGAACTCGTGGCCAGACATTTCCTCTCTGAATTCAAACCTGACAGAG cTCTACCTATTGACCGTCCAAACACCTTTGAGAAGTGGTTTCTGATTCTGAGAGGACAGCAGAGGG TCGTATCACTGAAGACATTTGGCATTCGTCTGGAAGAGGTGCTGGTGAACGAGCTTACCCGCCGCAAGCATCTTGAACTAACAGCCGCGATGCAGATTGAGGAATCCACCGGTCAGGCTGCGGGCCGTCGTCGGGGAAATGTGGTGCAAAGGATGTTTGGCCGCATCAGGCGCTTTTTCAGTCGCAGGCGGGATGAGCCCTCCTTGCCCCGGGAGTTTACTCGCCGCGGGCGTCGA GGTGCAGTCTCTGTGGACAGCCTGGCTGAACTGGAGGACGGGGCTCTGCTGCTGCAGACCCTGCAACTTTCCAAGATTTCCTTTCCAATTGGCCAGCGACTTCTAGGATCCAAAAGGAAGATGAGCCTCAATCCGATTGCTAAACAAATCCCCCAGGTTGTTGAGGCTTGCTGCAGCTTCATTGAAAAACATG GCTTAAGCACGGTGGGGATTTTCACCCTGGAATACTCAGAGGAGAGAGTGCGTGAG CTCCGTGAAGAATTTGATCAAGGGCTCGACGTCGTGTTGGATGACACTCAGAACGTACATGATGTGGCTGCACTCCTCAAGGAGTTTTTCCGTGACATGAAGGACTCTCTGCTGCCAGATGATCTGTATATGTCCTTCCTTCTGACAGCGA cTCTAAAGCCACAGGATCAGCTTTCTGCCCTGCAACTGCTGGTTTATCTGATGCCACCTTGCCATAGTGACACCCTGGAGCGTCTGCTGAAGGCCCTGCATAAAATCACTGAGAATTGCGAGGACTCCATTGGCATTGATGGACaattg GTTTCAGGCAACCGTATGACTTCTACCAATTTGGCTCTGGTGTTTGGATCTGCTCTGCTGAAGAAGGGAAGATTTGCCAAGAGGGAGTCCAGGAAGACAAGACTGGGGATTGACCACTATGTTGCTTCTGTCAATGTGGTCCGTGCCATGATTGATAACTGGGATATCCTCTTCCAG GTGCCTCCCCATATTCAGAAGCAGGTTGCTAAGCGCGTGTGGAAATCCAGTCCTGAAGCCTTGGATTTTATCAGACGCAGGAATTTGAGGAAGATCCA GAGTGCACGCATAAAGATGGAAGAGGATGCTTTACTATCTGATCCAGTGGAAAATTCTGCTGAAGTCCGGGCTGCTGTCCTTGCTCAGAGCAAGCCCTTTGATGAAG GTTCCTCTGAGGAGCCAGCTGTGCCTCCCGGCACTGCCCGTTCCCATGACGATGAGGAAGGAGCGGGTAACCCCCCCATTCCAGAGCAAGACCGCCCATTGCTCCGTGTGCCCCGGGAAAAGGAGGCCAAAACTGGCATCGGCTACTTCTTTCCTTAG
- the ARHGAP36 gene encoding rho GTPase-activating protein 36 isoform X3, translating into MLVNVLGGAPGHNPDRRTKMVSIHSLSELERLKLQETAYHELVARHFLSEFKPDRALPIDRPNTFEKWFLILRGQQRVVSLKTFGIRLEEVLVNELTRRKHLELTAAMQIEESTGQAAGRRRGNVVQRMFGRIRRFFSRRRDEPSLPREFTRRGRRGAVSVDSLAELEDGALLLQTLQLSKISFPIGQRLLGSKRKMSLNPIAKQIPQVVEACCSFIEKHGLSTVGIFTLEYSEERVRELREEFDQGLDVVLDDTQNVHDVAALLKEFFRDMKDSLLPDDLYMSFLLTATLKPQDQLSALQLLVYLMPPCHSDTLERLLKALHKITENCEDSIGIDGQLVSGNRMTSTNLALVFGSALLKKGRFAKRESRKTRLGIDHYVASVNVVRAMIDNWDILFQVPPHIQKQVAKRVWKSSPEALDFIRRRNLRKIQSARIKMEEDALLSDPVENSAEVRAAVLAQSKPFDEGSSEEPAVPPGTARSHDDEEGAGNPPIPEQDRPLLRVPREKEAKTGIGYFFP; encoded by the exons tgaACGTCCTGGGAGGAGCCCCAGGACACAATCCGGACCGCAGGACGAAGATGGTATCAATACACAGTCTGTCGGAGCTGGAGCGTCTGAAGCTGCAAGAGACTGCTTACCACGAACTCGTGGCCAGACATTTCCTCTCTGAATTCAAACCTGACAGAG cTCTACCTATTGACCGTCCAAACACCTTTGAGAAGTGGTTTCTGATTCTGAGAGGACAGCAGAGGG TCGTATCACTGAAGACATTTGGCATTCGTCTGGAAGAGGTGCTGGTGAACGAGCTTACCCGCCGCAAGCATCTTGAACTAACAGCCGCGATGCAGATTGAGGAATCCACCGGTCAGGCTGCGGGCCGTCGTCGGGGAAATGTGGTGCAAAGGATGTTTGGCCGCATCAGGCGCTTTTTCAGTCGCAGGCGGGATGAGCCCTCCTTGCCCCGGGAGTTTACTCGCCGCGGGCGTCGA GGTGCAGTCTCTGTGGACAGCCTGGCTGAACTGGAGGACGGGGCTCTGCTGCTGCAGACCCTGCAACTTTCCAAGATTTCCTTTCCAATTGGCCAGCGACTTCTAGGATCCAAAAGGAAGATGAGCCTCAATCCGATTGCTAAACAAATCCCCCAGGTTGTTGAGGCTTGCTGCAGCTTCATTGAAAAACATG GCTTAAGCACGGTGGGGATTTTCACCCTGGAATACTCAGAGGAGAGAGTGCGTGAG CTCCGTGAAGAATTTGATCAAGGGCTCGACGTCGTGTTGGATGACACTCAGAACGTACATGATGTGGCTGCACTCCTCAAGGAGTTTTTCCGTGACATGAAGGACTCTCTGCTGCCAGATGATCTGTATATGTCCTTCCTTCTGACAGCGA cTCTAAAGCCACAGGATCAGCTTTCTGCCCTGCAACTGCTGGTTTATCTGATGCCACCTTGCCATAGTGACACCCTGGAGCGTCTGCTGAAGGCCCTGCATAAAATCACTGAGAATTGCGAGGACTCCATTGGCATTGATGGACaattg GTTTCAGGCAACCGTATGACTTCTACCAATTTGGCTCTGGTGTTTGGATCTGCTCTGCTGAAGAAGGGAAGATTTGCCAAGAGGGAGTCCAGGAAGACAAGACTGGGGATTGACCACTATGTTGCTTCTGTCAATGTGGTCCGTGCCATGATTGATAACTGGGATATCCTCTTCCAG GTGCCTCCCCATATTCAGAAGCAGGTTGCTAAGCGCGTGTGGAAATCCAGTCCTGAAGCCTTGGATTTTATCAGACGCAGGAATTTGAGGAAGATCCA GAGTGCACGCATAAAGATGGAAGAGGATGCTTTACTATCTGATCCAGTGGAAAATTCTGCTGAAGTCCGGGCTGCTGTCCTTGCTCAGAGCAAGCCCTTTGATGAAG GTTCCTCTGAGGAGCCAGCTGTGCCTCCCGGCACTGCCCGTTCCCATGACGATGAGGAAGGAGCGGGTAACCCCCCCATTCCAGAGCAAGACCGCCCATTGCTCCGTGTGCCCCGGGAAAAGGAGGCCAAAACTGGCATCGGCTACTTCTTTCCTTAG